TATTTTCAATAAGCTCTATTTCTGATATTTTAAGTACAAATACTATAGATTTTTTCTCTCCTTGAGATGAATAATATCTCGCATTCTTATTATTCAATTCAAATATATATTCATCTTTATGTATACCATAATTAGAAAATCCCACTAATAGGTCTGAATTTTGTTTACTTTTTAAAAATTCCCTTATTTCATTTTTTAACTTTTCAATATCTTCAAATTCTTTTAATTTCATAAAATTTTCATATTTTAATACTAAGGTATGCTCTTCATTAAATAATTCTTTATAGTTTTTATCTAAGATATTATTTAATTCATTAATATACTCATTACGAATAAGCAATATTTTTGCACACAATTCCACATATTTTTCATTGTATATTTCAAACATACTATCTTCAATTTTCTTTTCTTTAAGGTACTTATTTCTTACCTTTAAGATTTTTTCATAATTTACTATAGCTTCTAAGTACGTTCTATTTATTTGAGATATTTCGTAATTGAAAAATGTCCTTCTAATAGAAGGATTCCCCATTACTAATTCAACATCTTCTGGTATAAATGAAACAGCTAATATATCACCTATATAGTCTATGTACTTTATCTTCTCACCATTTTTATAGTATTTTTTTTCATCTTTAAATAGATTAATAGAATAATTTGACATATCCTCTAGTTTTATAAATACCTTAGCATCATTTACATCATAATTTATCATTTCAGAATTTTTTTTAGTTCTAAAACTTTTACCAGTTGCTCCAAAATATACAGCTTCCATAAAACTTGTTTTACCTTGTGCATTTTGACCATATATCAAGTTAAATCCACGAGATAACTTTACTTTTTTATCTTTTAAATTTCTAAATCCAGAAAAATATATTTCTTTTATCATTTAACTATGATACTTTCTCCATTTAATTCTACTTTCATACCTCTGTATATTTTTCTTCCTCTTCTTGTTTCTACAACTCCATCTACTAAA
This sequence is a window from Pseudostreptobacillus hongkongensis. Protein-coding genes within it:
- the recF gene encoding DNA replication/repair protein RecF (All proteins in this family for which functions are known are DNA-binding proteins that assist the filamentation of RecA onto DNA for the initiation of recombination or recombinational repair.), yielding MIKEIYFSGFRNLKDKKVKLSRGFNLIYGQNAQGKTSFMEAVYFGATGKSFRTKKNSEMINYDVNDAKVFIKLEDMSNYSINLFKDEKKYYKNGEKIKYIDYIGDILAVSFIPEDVELVMGNPSIRRTFFNYEISQINRTYLEAIVNYEKILKVRNKYLKEKKIEDSMFEIYNEKYVELCAKILLIRNEYINELNNILDKNYKELFNEEHTLVLKYENFMKLKEFEDIEKLKNEIREFLKSKQNSDLLVGFSNYGIHKDEYIFELNNKNARYYSSQGEKKSIVFVLKISEIELIENKFNKKPIFLMDDITSFFDNFRKNQIINYFLEKEIQCFLTSTEDLKIVGKKYIVDGGVINEEFI